One region of Dysidea avara chromosome 1, odDysAvar1.4, whole genome shotgun sequence genomic DNA includes:
- the LOC136260639 gene encoding nose resistant to fluoxetine protein 6-like: protein MLTILLHLLFVITVVGSCYASLSDGPQLMFPSHISVSSNCQAVIQRLSALQSTHPQLMAQYWDSWGKPSDGIVYGHTTFLGYYDECMDLKNTPVGETNYCIYTMQMNITTFYNPSEYQDEVCYSSDCPVPINTSVTSNIQVGVCYPSTCSPNEFALVLSRMNIISVTSMTVNPFSNTTQTVSIQLTSTGDSPTFCPQTDVEYDTGAIVLIIIIGILIGLVILGTCLDFIWAFCDGESCCKACDGIIPKVILMFSLYRTIPELLSTKQSSSNIKAVGSLKLISNFIVVLFHVYINIRSFYLPLSQNSPQYLDKYPSKMFNQIIMNSTFAVDTFFLISATLSSYLTFKDIEKCNKFRIFYFYVSRYLRLAPLCYFATFVAFKLLVHFSQGPMWHSPDFTVCQSTWWYNIFFINNFLSPEDICLVPVWHLATEMQLFILSPIFILTLFYTPIVGLVIIAICIAGCIVVTGVVAFNNDYWASIYIRPNYGEQMQGLYNLPFFRGVTYLVGVILGYVLYKKYSIADLPIRRSFKQLLCLVMWLTALYLCKNTLFGTIEDMNGTRRFTQWENTTFLMFSGLAWSISISIIIFFCNTGYGGVVNSVLSWPGWDPLVRLSYGVYLLNAIVIHYIIGSLHSSLVFTDTVLNMIYTFTMIVSVIFAALLSVVVEIPLSKIVSLCFKLAGEEPRQR from the coding sequence ATGCTGACGATTTTGCTACATCTGCTGTTTGTGATTACTGTTGTTGGAAGCTGCTATGCCAGTTTATCAGATGGCCCTCAATTAATGTTTCCATCCCACATCAGTGTGAGTAGTAATTGTCAAGCAGTCATTCAGAGGCTGTCAGCACTACAATCAACACATCCCCAGTTAATGGCTCAGTATTGGGACTCCTGGGGTAAACCAAGTGATGGTATAGTATATGGTCACACTACCTTTCTTGGTTACTATGATGAGTGTATGGATTTGAAGAACACACCAGTGGGTGAAACAAActattgtatatatacaatgCAAATGAATATCACTACATTTTATAACCCATCAGAGTATCAAGATGAAGTGTGCTATTCTTCAGACTGTCCTGTACCAATAAATACTAGTGTGACCAGTAACATTCAGGTTGGAGTGTGTTATCCTTCAACATGTTCTCCAAATGAATTTGCATTAGTTTTGTCAAGGATGAATATTATCAGTGTTACTAGCATGACTGTTAATCCATTTAGTAATACTACACAAACTGTTAGTATACAGTTAACCAGTACTGGTGATTCCCCTACATTCTGTCCTCAAACTGATGTGGAGTATGATACAGGAGCAATAGTACTGATCATAATAATTGGAATCCTGATAGGACTTGTAATACTGGGAACATGTTTAGATTTTATTTGGGCATTTTGTGATGGAGAAAGTTGCTGTAAAGCTTGTGATGGTATCATACCTAAAGTCATTCTGATGTTTTCTTTATATAGGACGATTCCCGAGCTTTTATCTACAAAACAGTCATCTTCAAACATTAAAGCGGTTGGCTCTTTGAAATTAATTTCAAACTTTATTGTTGTGTTATTTCATGTCTACATAAATATTAGATCGTTCTATTTGCCACTTAGTCAAAATTCACCACAGTATTTGGATAAATATCCTTCCAAAATGTTTAATCAGATAATTATGAATTCAACATTTGCAGTAGATACATTTTTTCTTATAAGTGCTACACTGTCATCTTATCTGACGTTTAAGGATATAGAAAAGTGCAATAAATTTAggatattttatttttatgtcaGTCGGTATCTTCGTTTGGCACCGCTGTGTTACTTTGCAACATTTGTGGCATTCAAACTACTAGTCCATTTTTCACAAGGTCCCATGTGGCATTCACCTGACTTCACTGTCTGTCAGTCAACTTGGTGgtataatattttctttatTAACAATTTCCTTTCTCCTGAGGACATATGTCTTGTTCCTGTTTGGCATTTGGCCACTGAAATGCAACTGTTCATTTTATCTCCAATATTCATATTGACTTTATTTTATACACCAATTGTAGGACTGGTGATTATTGCTATATGTATAGCTGGATGCATAGTTGTTACCGGAGTTGTGGCTTTCAACAATGACTACTGGGCTTCGATATATATTAGACCAAACTATGGAGAACAGATGCAAGGGTTATATAATCTTCCGTTCTTTAGAGGTGTTACATATTTGGTTGGTGTAATTTTAGGCTATGTTCTTTACAAGAAGTACAGCATTGCTGATCTGCCAATTAGAAGATCGTTTAAACAGTTGTTGTGTTTGGTGATGTGGTTAACTGCACTATACCTGTGTAAGAATACGTTGTTTGGAACTATTGAGGATATGAATGGTACTAGACGTTTCACACAATGGGAGAATACAACTTTTCTGATGTTTTCAGGATTGGCTTGGAGTATTAGCATCTCCATTATTATCTTTTTCTGTAACACTGGCTATGGAGGAGTAGTAAACAGTGTTCTCTCTTGGCCTGGATGGGATCCACTAGTCAGGTTATCTTATGGAGTATACTTGCTAAATGCAATTGTCATTCATTACATTATTGGTTCACTCCATTCCAGTTTGGTATTCACAGACACTGTGCTAAATATGATCTATACATTCACTATGATAGTGTCAGTGATATTTGCAGCACTGTTATCTGTTGTTGTTGAAATCCCCCTATCAAAAATTGTATCACTCTGCTTCAAGCTAGCTGGAGAGGAGCCTCGTCAAAGATGA
- the LOC136249384 gene encoding nose resistant to fluoxetine protein 6-like isoform X1, producing the protein MMMLTTRTHLLILFFILMNYISVDTLQQKFPSTVDVSRKCQATIQRLSTLQSTHPQLMAQYWDSWGKPSDGIVYGHTTFLGYYDECMDLKNTPVGETNYCIYTMQMNITTFYNPSEYQDEVCYSSECPVPINTSVSSNIQVGVCYPSTCSPNEFALVLSRMNIISVTTMTVNPFSNTTQTITIQLTSTGDSPTFCPQTDVEFDKGTIATFVVCVLLVGLVLLGTCVDFLLWLQSLIKQPDDNSEKRKSETVNSFSILRDFILIFSLCNTVPALFSTKQSPSSVKAVGSLKIISNLHIVILHLYFDIFNLYPQTSKNTPLYLDKYPSTMLSQLIMNATFHVDTFFVVSATLSSYLTFKDMEKHKKFRALYFYFNRYFRLAPLFYLFTFVVFKLSVHLAQGPLWYAPNTGCQFTWWCNLLFVNNFLHLTNMCVISTWHVCAEMQLFIFSPIFISMLFYTGLTGIVIIIVCIIGFSVAIGVITIQNDFWAAIFANPHYFDQVEGLHMNPLYRANSYLIGIILGYILYKKYSITDLPIGKVLKQLLCLLLWIIAICLCKITMFGTIDEFNGTHHFTKWENAIFLMFSGLAWSIGISIIIFFCNTGYGGVVNSVLSWPGWDPLVRLSYGVYLFHEFIIYLIMGTLQSSLIFTDTVYIMLCVFTIVASFSLSVLLTLTVELPISKFVSLCFKLAGMEHRLK; encoded by the exons a TGATGATGCTGACAACACGGACACATCTACTGATCCTATTTTTCATATTAATGAATTACATTTCAGTCGATACTTTACAACAGAAGTTTCCATCTACTGTTGATGTGAGCAGGAAATGTCAAGCAACAATTCAGAGGCTGTCAACACTACAATCAACACATCCCCAGTTAATGGCTCAGTATTGGGACTCCTGGGGTAAACCAAGTGATGGTATAGTATATGGTCACACTACCTTTCTTGGTTACTATGATGAGTGTATGGATTTGAAGAACACACCAGTGGGTGAAACAAActattgtatatatacaatgCAAATGAATATCACTACATTTTATAACCCATCAGAGTATCAAGATGAAGTGTGCTATTCTTCAGAATGTCCTGTACCAATAAATACTAGTGTGTCCAGTAACATTCAGGTTGGAGTGTGTTATCCTTCAACATGTTCTCCAAATGAATTTGCATTAGTGTTGTCAAGGATGAATATTATCAGTGTTACTACCATGACTGTTAATCCATTTAGTAATACTACACAAACTATTACTATACAGTTAACCAGTACTGGTGATTCCCCTACATTCTGTCCTCAAACTGATGTGGAGTTTGATAAGGGAACAATAGCCACTTTCGTTGTTTGTGTACTCCTGGTGGGATTGGTATTATTAGGCACATGTGTAGACTTTTTATTGTGGTTGCaatctctaataaaacaaccagATGACAATTCAGAGAAAAGAAAAAGTGAAACTGTTAACAGCTTTTCAATTTTAAGAGATTTTATTTTAATCTTTTCATTGTGTAATACTGTTCCTGCTCTTTTCTCCACTAAGCAATCACCATCTTCTGTCAAAGCAGTGGGTTCATTAAAAATTATCTCCAATTTGCATATTGTCATACTTCATCTTTATTTTGATATTTTCAATTTATATCCACAAACTAGTAAAAATACACCGCTGTATTTAGATAAATATCCTTCTACAATGCTAAGCCAGCTAATCATGAATGCAACCTTTCATGTTGACACCTTCTTTGTTGTCAGTGCTACATTGTCATCCTATTTGACATTTAAGGACATGGAAAAGCACAAAAAGTTTCGAGCATTGTATTTCTATTTTAATCGATATTTCCGACTAGCACCATTGTTTTATCTCTTCACTTTTGTGGTGTTTAAACTATCTGTGCATTTAGCACAAGGTCCTTTGTGGTATGCACCTAATACTGGTTGTCAATTTACTTGGTGGTGTAATCTGTTGTTTGTTAATAACTTTCTTCATCTCACAAACATGTGTGTCATATCTACATGGCATGTATGTGCTGAAATGCAGCTTTTCATTTTCTCACCAATTTTTATATCGATGCTGTTCTACACAGGGCTCACTGgaatagttattattattgtatgcaTTATTGGTTTCTCTGTTGCCATTGGAGTAATAACCATTCAGAATGATTTCTGGGCTGCCATTTTTGCCAATCCTCATTATTTTGATCAAGTGGAAGGATTACATATGAATCCATTATATAGAGCTAACTCGTATttaattggaatcattttaGGATATATTCTCTACAAAAAGTACAGCATTACCGATTTGCCAATCGGAAAGGTATTAAAACAACTTCTATGTCTGTTGTTGTGGATAATTGCAATTTGCTTGTGTAAGATTACCATGTTTGGCACTATTGATGAATTTAACGGCACTCATCATTTTACAAAATGGGAGAATGCAATTTTCCTGATGTTTTCAGGATTGGCTTGGAGTATTGGCATCTCCATTATTATCTTTTTCTGTAACACTGGCTATGGAGGAGTAGTGAACAGTGTTCTCTCTTGGCCTGGATGGGATCCACTAGTCAGGTTATCTTATGGAGTATACTTGTTCCATGAATTTATCATCTATTTGATAATGGGCACACTACAGTCAAGTTTGATATTCACTGATACTGTGTACATTATGTTGTGTGTGTTCACAATAGTAGCATCTTTCAGCCTATCTGTGTTGTTGACACTAACTGTGGAATTGCCTATATCAAAATTTGTATCACTCTGCTTCAAACTGGCTGGAATGGAACATCGTCTTAAATAA
- the LOC136249384 gene encoding nose resistant to fluoxetine protein 6-like isoform X2, which translates to MMLTTRTHLLILFFILMNYISVDTLQQKFPSTVDVSRKCQATIQRLSTLQSTHPQLMAQYWDSWGKPSDGIVYGHTTFLGYYDECMDLKNTPVGETNYCIYTMQMNITTFYNPSEYQDEVCYSSECPVPINTSVSSNIQVGVCYPSTCSPNEFALVLSRMNIISVTTMTVNPFSNTTQTITIQLTSTGDSPTFCPQTDVEFDKGTIATFVVCVLLVGLVLLGTCVDFLLWLQSLIKQPDDNSEKRKSETVNSFSILRDFILIFSLCNTVPALFSTKQSPSSVKAVGSLKIISNLHIVILHLYFDIFNLYPQTSKNTPLYLDKYPSTMLSQLIMNATFHVDTFFVVSATLSSYLTFKDMEKHKKFRALYFYFNRYFRLAPLFYLFTFVVFKLSVHLAQGPLWYAPNTGCQFTWWCNLLFVNNFLHLTNMCVISTWHVCAEMQLFIFSPIFISMLFYTGLTGIVIIIVCIIGFSVAIGVITIQNDFWAAIFANPHYFDQVEGLHMNPLYRANSYLIGIILGYILYKKYSITDLPIGKVLKQLLCLLLWIIAICLCKITMFGTIDEFNGTHHFTKWENAIFLMFSGLAWSIGISIIIFFCNTGYGGVVNSVLSWPGWDPLVRLSYGVYLFHEFIIYLIMGTLQSSLIFTDTVYIMLCVFTIVASFSLSVLLTLTVELPISKFVSLCFKLAGMEHRLK; encoded by the coding sequence ATGATGCTGACAACACGGACACATCTACTGATCCTATTTTTCATATTAATGAATTACATTTCAGTCGATACTTTACAACAGAAGTTTCCATCTACTGTTGATGTGAGCAGGAAATGTCAAGCAACAATTCAGAGGCTGTCAACACTACAATCAACACATCCCCAGTTAATGGCTCAGTATTGGGACTCCTGGGGTAAACCAAGTGATGGTATAGTATATGGTCACACTACCTTTCTTGGTTACTATGATGAGTGTATGGATTTGAAGAACACACCAGTGGGTGAAACAAActattgtatatatacaatgCAAATGAATATCACTACATTTTATAACCCATCAGAGTATCAAGATGAAGTGTGCTATTCTTCAGAATGTCCTGTACCAATAAATACTAGTGTGTCCAGTAACATTCAGGTTGGAGTGTGTTATCCTTCAACATGTTCTCCAAATGAATTTGCATTAGTGTTGTCAAGGATGAATATTATCAGTGTTACTACCATGACTGTTAATCCATTTAGTAATACTACACAAACTATTACTATACAGTTAACCAGTACTGGTGATTCCCCTACATTCTGTCCTCAAACTGATGTGGAGTTTGATAAGGGAACAATAGCCACTTTCGTTGTTTGTGTACTCCTGGTGGGATTGGTATTATTAGGCACATGTGTAGACTTTTTATTGTGGTTGCaatctctaataaaacaaccagATGACAATTCAGAGAAAAGAAAAAGTGAAACTGTTAACAGCTTTTCAATTTTAAGAGATTTTATTTTAATCTTTTCATTGTGTAATACTGTTCCTGCTCTTTTCTCCACTAAGCAATCACCATCTTCTGTCAAAGCAGTGGGTTCATTAAAAATTATCTCCAATTTGCATATTGTCATACTTCATCTTTATTTTGATATTTTCAATTTATATCCACAAACTAGTAAAAATACACCGCTGTATTTAGATAAATATCCTTCTACAATGCTAAGCCAGCTAATCATGAATGCAACCTTTCATGTTGACACCTTCTTTGTTGTCAGTGCTACATTGTCATCCTATTTGACATTTAAGGACATGGAAAAGCACAAAAAGTTTCGAGCATTGTATTTCTATTTTAATCGATATTTCCGACTAGCACCATTGTTTTATCTCTTCACTTTTGTGGTGTTTAAACTATCTGTGCATTTAGCACAAGGTCCTTTGTGGTATGCACCTAATACTGGTTGTCAATTTACTTGGTGGTGTAATCTGTTGTTTGTTAATAACTTTCTTCATCTCACAAACATGTGTGTCATATCTACATGGCATGTATGTGCTGAAATGCAGCTTTTCATTTTCTCACCAATTTTTATATCGATGCTGTTCTACACAGGGCTCACTGgaatagttattattattgtatgcaTTATTGGTTTCTCTGTTGCCATTGGAGTAATAACCATTCAGAATGATTTCTGGGCTGCCATTTTTGCCAATCCTCATTATTTTGATCAAGTGGAAGGATTACATATGAATCCATTATATAGAGCTAACTCGTATttaattggaatcattttaGGATATATTCTCTACAAAAAGTACAGCATTACCGATTTGCCAATCGGAAAGGTATTAAAACAACTTCTATGTCTGTTGTTGTGGATAATTGCAATTTGCTTGTGTAAGATTACCATGTTTGGCACTATTGATGAATTTAACGGCACTCATCATTTTACAAAATGGGAGAATGCAATTTTCCTGATGTTTTCAGGATTGGCTTGGAGTATTGGCATCTCCATTATTATCTTTTTCTGTAACACTGGCTATGGAGGAGTAGTGAACAGTGTTCTCTCTTGGCCTGGATGGGATCCACTAGTCAGGTTATCTTATGGAGTATACTTGTTCCATGAATTTATCATCTATTTGATAATGGGCACACTACAGTCAAGTTTGATATTCACTGATACTGTGTACATTATGTTGTGTGTGTTCACAATAGTAGCATCTTTCAGCCTATCTGTGTTGTTGACACTAACTGTGGAATTGCCTATATCAAAATTTGTATCACTCTGCTTCAAACTGGCTGGAATGGAACATCGTCTTAAATAA